GTTCCACTTGCAATCCGCGGTGCAGAGCAGATCGCCACCCAAAAAGTTCAGACGGGCGCAATCTACCTCTCCAAAAAGGTCACCATCACACTGCTCACCCCGCGAAAGAACGCCATCACCACACACCGCCGGAGCCTCGTCGCCACATTCGGTGGTTTCGATTCTGCACCTATCGGAACACGTCAGTTCACCGCTTCGGAAATTGTAGTCAGCACACGTCCTCTCACCAAAATTGGAGCCATCGCACTCCTCTTTCTCCGGATTGATGATGCCGTCGCCACAGGTGCCGCAGTACCACGTGTCCCATTTACAGTCCTTGCACTCCACCTCACCCGAACCCAGGCCAAGTTCGCCACACTGGATCAGCTCATTCCCTTCACAAATTTCCTCGCCCTCCAGAACGCCATCCCCACAGATCCCCACATTTGGAATCCCGGGATTCGAAATGGGTCCCACCGGATTGGGTTGACCTCGGCGCCACTGGCCGTTCGGGTCGTTGAGCTCCAACCCGTTGGAGTAGCCATCTGAGTCAGAATCCAACATCCAGATGTTCTGCCATTGCACTACGCCGGCATCCATATTCTGCAAAACGTCTTGCCCAAACGGTGTCAAATGTTCTGGCTCTAGACTCTGCAAGCCGTGGCAGGAATCACACGAAAACGCGCCTCCATTGGGGATGTGTCCCTGACGGTTGGACCTCGCCTCCACTAGGCTTGGTGCGGCAGATAAAAAAACTGCTACAGCGAAACTTGACGCAAAAAACTTCGTGCTAAGGGTTTTTCTTGGTGGCCGAAACGGCCACACCACAAACATCACAAAGGAGGAAATTATGAGTGATCTGAGCAAATGGAATCCGTTCAAATTCAACCGTCATTCTGACAAAGCAAAAACCGCCGATCAAGCGGTGGCCAAGCGACAAGAATCGTGGGACCAGTTCTCAGCGTTTGACCGAGACATGCAGCATATCATGCGCTCGTTCTTCGGCAATGACGAGTGGTTCGCACCCATGGCTCGGAGTGCCAGAAACCAGAGCTGGTTCGGCAATTTTAGCCCCAGCGCCTTCAGGCCGAGTGTCGACGTAACCGACAACGGGACACATCTTGTTGTGAGCGCTGAACTTCCGGGACTCGCGAAGGAAAACGTCGAGCTCCATGTTCACGAAAACACCTTGCACCTCAAAGGTCAAAAGGTTCTCCACAACGAAAATGAAGAACACGGGTGCTATCGGACCGAACGATTCTTCGGGTCTTTCCAACGCACTATTCCATTACCTCAAGATGTAGATGCGAACGGAGCAGAAGCAAAATTTGAGGATGGCGTACTCACTGTCAAGTTGCCAAAACTGCCGGAACAAAAGTCGGAACCGAAGAAAATTGAGTTCTGAGCACTAATCGGCGGGGCTAAACCGCGGATTGGGTTTGAGCGTAAAGGGCCGGGCGGCCTAAGAGGAAGCCCTGCCCAAGCTCCATTCCAAGCGTCAAACACATGTCGTGGTCGGCCTGATTTTCAATGCCTTCAGCAATGAGCTTGGCTTCGCATTTCCCGGCGAGTTCTAAGAGATAGGTGCCGAGAGCCTGTTTGCGAGCACTCGTGGCGATGCCACGAGTCAACGAGATGTCCATCTTGATATAGTCGGGCTCTACATCGGCCAAGAGCTGTAGGTTTGATGCGCCCGTGCCCACATCGTCCACCGCAAACCGGAAGCCCTGACTTCGGAGTTTTCTCAAGTTGGGTAAGATACGGCGCAATTGTTCGAGCGTGATGTTCTCCGTAATCTCGAATACCAATTGCTCCGGTCTTAAACCGTCATCTATCCACTGCTCCAACATGCCTTCGAGCTCACGCATCGGGTCAAAGAACGTGGAGGGAAGCGTGTTGATAAAGAGTTGGACGTCCGTCTCAAGTTCGGGACGACGCCGAATCGAGAGATGCCTGCACGTTTGGTCTAGCTCGCCGTCGAGCTCGGCCTTAGCAGCTGCCACGAAGAGGTGCACACCAAGTCTGTCGGCATCTACGGGTTCGGCGCGCGAAAGCGCCTCGTACCCAACTACGGCACCCGTTCGCATATGCACAATCGGCTGATAGAGCGTGGTGATCTTTCGCTGAGCGATCATACTCCCCACAACCCTATGCCGTTGGCGCTGTACCTCTTTCTGCGCAAGTTGCGCATCGTGGCGCGCCTGACGTGTGGCGCGGTAGATCTCGCGTCTCGGGTCCACAGAATCGTTGCGGATGATGAGCGCGCTGCCAATAGCCATTTGCTCGAGGGCCTGATGATACCACCACTCAGCGGTCAAGAAGTGGGAGAAAATGAGGCGCTTGAGCTTGGTACAAATCGTCTCGAAATCAACCGCTGGCCCCAAAGACTCATCGGGTGAACGGGTTAGGAATATCAGGATAGAGTCGCCGTGGTCAGCATCAAGACAGACCACATCATTCATCCTCAGGACGCTGCCTCTTGATTCTTCGATGGCCGCAGAAACACGGTTCATGAAGGCACGGAACGATGCCGCACCATAATGCCGCTCCCAGATATCGAGATTAGAACCATCCAGGACGATGAGGCCCGCACAGGTGCGCTCCAGCACGCGTTCCGCAAGATCTTCCATGTGGTGGTGAAGGGGCTCAAGTGCCACAACATGAAGCCGCGCATCTTCATCGCGAACAGCTTCCGAAAGCTCCTCCAATTCGGCTCGATCTGCACTCTCGAACGGGTCGTCCAGCATACGGCTCCGGGGCGCCCAAAGGGGATTCACCTTAGTGATTAGGCCTGAAATACTACGCGTCCGGAGCCAGAGTGTCAATTTTCCAACGCCTCAGCCCGGAGGTATTCTGTATTCGACTAGTGCGTCTTTGGTTACCCCATCCGCACACGAGATTTCTCGCACTACCACGCCCTTTCGCCAGACCACATATTCGGTCACCGGACATGAGGCGTGTCGCCAAATCGCAAATGACTGAGGAAAAACGCCGGCAGGAACATCGATCTGTCCAAACGCTTCTACCTTCACGGCTCCCTGAGCCCAGGTATCGGCGCCGAATGGGAATTTGAACACGGGAGTCGCGGACGAAAAGTGGCGCAACAACCACGTAGTGTCCTCGATATTTCTGCGGCAGATGGAATCACACTCGAAAACCCTAAGAGGCGTCAAAACCCAGAACCGCTCCTGGATGGTTGGCTCCGGCGTCTCCACGGTCTGCCTCAAGTGAACGAGGTGCACGCCAGAGAGGTGATCCACCGTCACCACCTCTTCGATGACATTCAGGTCAGGCAGCCCTTCTTTGGTGCGCCGATACCGCCAGAATGTCCCGACTTTCAACGGCAGCGGGTACTCGCTGCTACTCAGAAGCTCCGGACGAAGGTGCAGACCCGTCTCAAAGATGGCGCGCATCAGAAGATCCGACTCAGGTGCCGATGCCAGACGGTGAATCGGCCCGCCCTCGGTTTGAACCACCAAAAGCTTCGGGATCCGAACATCCACCAGAGCATCACGGGGCTTAAACTTAAGCTTCAGAAGCACATTCCAATACTGCGCCACGTCCTCCGGAGCCTTCGCTACCTTTCCATCCACACTTCTCGGGTCCCCAACGACGATGGAATCAAACTCGAAAACCTCGGACCACCCGTTCGGACGCGCGTCCGTGGGCGATAGCGGCGTAAAGCTCTGCCAAAAGCCTTCCGATTGCGCGATCAAATCATCCACGTAGGTCTTTGCCCGCTCCACGGGCATATGCACCATCGCGTTATACTCTTCGGGCTGGATGAAGAGCTCTTCCCATAGCGCGCGGTCTCGCGCCAACACGGCGTCTGTCAGCACGCGGCCGAGGTCGTCGGGGGTCCCAAGATCTGGCGGTTCTTCAACCGCGGCCTGCATCTGACCCCATTTGCCTGATGCCCCACCACTCTCGAGCTCCCTCAAGAGCCGTGATTCGCGGACGGCCGCCACTTCCGGGGAAACGTCAGGATTCTCGGTATAGAGAAGAGGACGAAGCGGAGGTTCTGCCTCGACGCTGACCTCGCATCCACCGAGAACGAGAACCCCCAAGAAAAAAAGAAAGCGGCTTGCGCCGCTCTGCAAAGAGGAAATCATGACTACTCTGGGAAGTCCGTATCCCCAATTCTCTCGTTCTGACCGTTGAAATATGGATACGCAGCCAGATCGACAAAGTTCGAGCCGGAATCCCACTGCCAAACCAAAGGATTCACAGGACGTCCAAAGAGAATGTAGAAGTGTTCGCTACCTGGAGAAATCTCCGCGGTCGTCTCAACAAAATCTCCATCCTGGTGCTTACCCAGTGCGTCGCCGTCTTCGGGACCGAAGATCGTTTGAAGTCCAGGTGTAACGATTCTAAATGTGTGGGTGCACTTACCGCTAAAGAAGTAGATGGACTCTGTATTGTTAGACTCGGCTCCAGGCGCGACGGTGACCGTCTCGTAGACTTTCTTTTCCTGACAATCCAAAATCGCACTCTCGGGCAGATTCACATCATCCCAAGTCAATGGTCCTGGAGGGCATTGTACTTGAGCATCGTCCGGAGGGAACGGCAGTGGAGGATCGACTTCCGGCTGTTTGATCTCAACTGCTTGCGAGAGGCAATTCCGGTACTCCGCCGTGGTTGGACGACCGAGAACGTTAGTTGTGAGATCGACACCGTAGTCACCCCACACATGGCAAAGTTGGTTTTCCAGAATCGTATCCTCACAAGGTGTCATGAAGAAGTAGGGATCCGATTGAATATCACCAAAGTCCCTTGGAATTCGTGAACCCGCAGGCGGCGACGGCAAAGGTCCGCATTCCGTTTGAATTGTAAGGTCTTGCTCAGGAAAGTAACCACCCTCTTGGATATCGTCTAAGCGAAACTCTGGTGAGTACGTAAACTGACTGGGGAACGAAAGATACGTTTCGTTCAGTGAAAGCGCATTTTCGAAGGTCAACTGACAAGAAGGGCTGATCGTTTGTACGTGTCTGTACAAAGATACTGCCACTTCAGCATCATCAGAACGTCGCTTTAAGAAGAGCGTTCCCGTTTCCTGTGGATACATGGAGAAGAGTTCCAGATCCAAGTCGATGGCTTCAGGAGTTCCGTCCAGTAGAACGGTAAACTCAGTGCCAAGCGCTCTGTTCACTTCCACAGGTCCAACGCGGTCACCAAAAGCCAAGCTTGAGGCAACGGTGCCGGTGGGCCCGATGATGGTGAGGGAGTTAGAGCCGGTGTAGCCGTTGATAACGAAGAGAAATACGGACTCAGCCGCCGCCGAATCACCACAACTTGTGAGTGGTGCGATCATGGCGATCAGACTTACGAGGGTCGCATTTCGTACTCTTGAGGAAAGCTTCTGCTTCATCAAAGTTCTCTCAGAGAAATTAGGCAAAACGTGGGTACGTGCAAACGTTAGTCTACAACCCGAAGACCGTCAACCAAGCTGAGTGAATGGGCAATAAAAAACCCGAAGCGTGAAGCTTCGGGTTTTTTGACGGGGTGGACGGGGCTCGAACCCGCGACCTCCGGCGTGACAGGCCGGCATTCTGACCAACTGAACTACCACCCCGTTTATCCAGAATTTCTTCTGGAATCGGTTTGCTCAACGAGCGATTTTCTAAAGCGGGGTGGACGGGGCTCGAACCCGCGACCTCCGGCGTGACAGGCCGGCATTCTGACCAACTGAACTACCACCCCTTGTGGTACTTCCCTCTTTCGAGGGTCGTGATGGGCGCAACAGGATTTGAACCTGTGACCCGCTGCTTGTAAGGCAGCTGCTCTCCCGCTGAGCTATACGCCCGCATGATCACCGCCAAACGGAGTGCGGAAGTTATAGATAGTCCTAAGGGTCGTCAAGTAAAAATCGACCACAAAAATTCGTTTAATGAACCTTGGAATCGTCGAGTACAGGCTGTCCTGCGACAACATGGTCGATCGAAACATCAGGTGGAAGGAGAGGCTTTTCTAGACGTGCTCGAAAAACCTCAGGATTTTCAATCGCAAGCGCGTGTTGAAGCACCTCATCCATATGATCCACGGCGATAATCGTCATGGCTTTGCGCACGGCCTTGGGGATTTCCCGAATATCTTTGGCATTGTCTTTGGGGATAATAAGGGTCTTTACGCCGCCCCTATGAGCCGCAAGCCCCTTCTCTTTGAGCCCACCAATCGGAAGAACACGGCCACGCAAGGTGATCTCTCCAGTCATCGCCACGTTATGTCGAACGGGAATCTGAGTCAGGGCGCTCACAATCGAGGTTACCATCGTAATCCCTGCGGATGGCCCATCCTTCGGGAGCGCACCTTCTGGGAAGTGGACGTGGATATCCACCTTCTGGTGGAAGTCCGGTGAAAGGCCGAGATTCATGGCGCGCGAGCGCACATAGGTCATCGCTGCCTGCGCGGACTCCTGCATCACATCACCTAGCTTACCCGTGATGATAAACTTGCCCTTCCCAGGGATCACGCTCGCCTCGGAGATCAACATCACACCGCCGTACTGTGTCCATGCCACACCGTTGGTGATACCGACCTGATCTTCCTCTTCGATCGTATCGTGTTTAAATCGGGGCGGGCCGAGGTATTTCGGAATCGAACGCGCATCGACCTCAAACTCTTGCTCTTTGCCATTCTCCACAACCTGACGCGCAATCTTCCGGCACACGGTGCCGATCTCTCGCTCAAGACTTCTGACGCCAGCTTCTCGTGTGTACTGGCCAATGATTCGGCCGATCGCACCCTGAGCGAAGCTCACTTCAACATCTTCGATGCCGTTGTTTTTCCGCTGCTTTGGAATCAGATAACGCTTCGAGATCTCGAGCTTTTCAAAGTCTGTGTAGCCCGGGATCTGAATGACCTCCATACGGTCCAACAAAGGACCTGGAATCTGCTGAAGGCTGTTGGCTGTGCAGATAAACATGACCTTTGAGAGATCGTAGTCGAGGTCCAGATAGTGGTCATTGAAGGTCGAGTTTTGTTCGGGATCTAAGACCTCGAGCAAAGCACTCGACGGATCGCCCCTAAAATCCGTGGACATCTTATCGATCTCGTCGAGAAGAAACACGGGGTTGTTCGACCCAGCTTTTCTGAGGCTTTGAACGATCTTTCCGGGCATCGCGCCGATATACGTACGACGGTGGCCACGAATTTCAGCCTCATCGCGCACACCACCGAGACTCAAACGGATGAAATTCCGATTCGTCGCGGTAGCAATGGAGCGCCCAAGACTCGTCTTACCCACACCTGGAGGGCCTACGAGGCAGAGGATGGGGCCCTTATGCTCGGTCACCAACGACTGCACCGAGAGATACTCAAGGATGCGTT
This Microvenator marinus DNA region includes the following protein-coding sequences:
- a CDS encoding Hsp20/alpha crystallin family protein, with amino-acid sequence MSDLSKWNPFKFNRHSDKAKTADQAVAKRQESWDQFSAFDRDMQHIMRSFFGNDEWFAPMARSARNQSWFGNFSPSAFRPSVDVTDNGTHLVVSAELPGLAKENVELHVHENTLHLKGQKVLHNENEEHGCYRTERFFGSFQRTIPLPQDVDANGAEAKFEDGVLTVKLPKLPEQKSEPKKIEF
- a CDS encoding EAL domain-containing protein produces the protein MLDDPFESADRAELEELSEAVRDEDARLHVVALEPLHHHMEDLAERVLERTCAGLIVLDGSNLDIWERHYGAASFRAFMNRVSAAIEESRGSVLRMNDVVCLDADHGDSILIFLTRSPDESLGPAVDFETICTKLKRLIFSHFLTAEWWYHQALEQMAIGSALIIRNDSVDPRREIYRATRQARHDAQLAQKEVQRQRHRVVGSMIAQRKITTLYQPIVHMRTGAVVGYEALSRAEPVDADRLGVHLFVAAAKAELDGELDQTCRHLSIRRRPELETDVQLFINTLPSTFFDPMRELEGMLEQWIDDGLRPEQLVFEITENITLEQLRRILPNLRKLRSQGFRFAVDDVGTGASNLQLLADVEPDYIKMDISLTRGIATSARKQALGTYLLELAGKCEAKLIAEGIENQADHDMCLTLGMELGQGFLLGRPALYAQTQSAV
- the lon gene encoding endopeptidase La yields the protein MSRRIPLLPLRDIIVFPNMVLPLFVGRERSIKALEAAMAQDKEVVLSAQKKAKTNEPSADDIFRVGTVGIIDQLFQLPDGTVKVLVRGKQRVKIEGYQENDAYFEVEITPIQDFIDPAKDVAALMKQLRETFEAYVALNKRIPPEMLSLVAKIEEKAEDPARLGDTIVAQLALKLRDKQEILENEDVLQRLEKLDTILKEEIDILQVERKIRTRVKKQMEKSQKDFYDNPQNKEMGGDPNEFKNEIDELEEKISQKAMSDEAHDKLSRELKKLKMMSPMSAEATVVRNYIDWVISLPWDEVTEERLDVAEAHQTLEDDHYGLDKPKERILEYLSVQSLVTEHKGPILCLVGPPGVGKTSLGRSIATATNRNFIRLSLGGVRDEAEIRGHRRTYIGAMPGKIVQSLRKAGSNNPVFLLDEIDKMSTDFRGDPSSALLEVLDPEQNSTFNDHYLDLDYDLSKVMFICTANSLQQIPGPLLDRMEVIQIPGYTDFEKLEISKRYLIPKQRKNNGIEDVEVSFAQGAIGRIIGQYTREAGVRSLEREIGTVCRKIARQVVENGKEQEFEVDARSIPKYLGPPRFKHDTIEEEDQVGITNGVAWTQYGGVMLISEASVIPGKGKFIITGKLGDVMQESAQAAMTYVRSRAMNLGLSPDFHQKVDIHVHFPEGALPKDGPSAGITMVTSIVSALTQIPVRHNVAMTGEITLRGRVLPIGGLKEKGLAAHRGGVKTLIIPKDNAKDIREIPKAVRKAMTIIAVDHMDEVLQHALAIENPEVFRARLEKPLLPPDVSIDHVVAGQPVLDDSKVH